A DNA window from Gopherus evgoodei ecotype Sinaloan lineage chromosome 22, rGopEvg1_v1.p, whole genome shotgun sequence contains the following coding sequences:
- the LOC115638697 gene encoding perilipin-3-like isoform X2, whose amino-acid sequence MAETVAAMAVGSAVGGVQPILSHLEPQIASVNEYACKGLDKLEESLPFLQQPTEKVISDTKQMVSTKVMSAVDAAYGARDAVTSTVAGAVDVTKDVVQDSIELTKSVVSSTVSTAKEAASGAKDIVTNRVTKAVDLTRGTVQDSVELTKSVVSSTVNTAKEAAYGAKDIVTNRVTEAVDLTRGTVQDSVELTKSVVSSTVNTAKEAACGAKDIVTSKVNTVVGRSREAVQDGKEMTSFVVTNSLNKAKAAGQLVASGVDAVLEKSGALVDHYLPMANEELVKLAIAIEGFNMASVEEQKQQQNYFVRLGSLSNKVRHQAYQHSLNKLQLAKQNIQDTLSQLQLAINIIEYLKQGVGHKLQDRLEKLQQLWIEWSQTQQRGSPAKGASQPEQVEPHTLAMVRTITQQLHSAYVNLVSSIQGLPSNIQETVQQAVNKVQQLHASFSTADSFQDLSSSSLTQSREKVTTAQESLDALLEYVTHNIPLNWLVGPFTPSVRATQEATEEPKEIKMTEMISPALQEVASAQKKVAEVPRAPEKEMAVALKEETKIPKAPKEAMKALKKALEELTGASEKTVAEKTKKDP is encoded by the exons tCGCATCGGTAAACGAGTACGCCTGCAAGGgactggacaaactggaggagaGCCTGCCCTTCCTTCAACAACCTACGGAGAAG GTCATTTCAGACACCAAGCAGATGGTGTCTACTAAAGTGATGAGTGCTGTGGATGCTGCCTATGGCGCGAGAGATGCGGTCACCAGCACAGTGGCCGGAGCTGTAGATGTAACCAAAGATGTTGTCCAGGACAGCATTGAGCTGACCAAATCAGTGGTGTCCTCCACTGTCAGTACTGCTAAAGAAGCCGCCTCTGGTGCAAAGGACATTGTGACCAACAGGGTGACCAAAGCAGTGGACCTGACCAGAGGGACTGTCCAGGACAGCGTTGAGCTGACCAAATCAGTGGTGTCCTCCACAGTCAATACTGCCAAGGAAGCCGCCTATGGTGCAAAGGACATTGTGACCAACAGGGTGACTGAAGCAGTGGACCTGACCAGAGGGACTGTCCAGGACAGCGTTGAGCTGACCAAATCAGTGGTGTCCTCCACAGTCAATACTGCCAAGGAAGCCGCCTGTGGTGCAAAGGACATCGTGACCAGCAAAGTGAATACAGTTGTAGGGCGGAGCAGAGAGGCTGTCCAGGACGGAAAGGAGATGACCAGTTTCGTGGTGACCAACAGCCTAAATAAAGCCAAGGCAGCGGGACAGCTGGTGGCGAGTGGAGTGGATGCTGTGCTGGAGAAATCAGGGGCGCTGGTGGATCATTACCTCCCCATGGCAAATGAGGAACTGG TTAAACTTGCCATAGCCATCGAGGGCTTCAACATGGCCTCCGTGGaagagcagaaacagcagcagaattACTTTGTGCGCCTGGGTTCCCTCTCAAACAAAGTCCGCCATCAAGCCTACCAGCACTCCCTGAACAAGCTGCAGCTCGCCAAGCAAAACATCCAGGATACTCTTTCCCAACTCCAGCTGGCAATAAACATA ATCGAATACCTAAAACAGGGCGTTGGGCATAAGCTTCAGGATAGGCTGGAGAAGCTTCAACAGCTGTGGATTGAGTGGAGCCAGACCCAGCAGAGAGGGAGCCCAGCTAAAGGTGCTTCCCAGCCTGAG CAGGTCGAGCCTCATACTCTAGCCATGGTGCGTACCATCACCCAGCAGCTGCACTCTGCCTATGTGAATCTGGTATCCAGCATCCAAGGCCTCCCTAGCAACATCCAGGAAACAGTGCAGCAGGCTGTTAACAAGGTGCAGCAGCTCCACGCTTCCTTTTCCACAGCTGATTCCTTCCAGGACCTCTCCAGCAGCTCCCTCACCCAGAGCCGGGAGAAAGTGACAACGGCCCAGGAGTCTCTGGATGCCCTACTGGAGTACGTCACACACAACATTCCCCTCAACTGGCTCGTTGGCCCCTTCACTCCATCAGTCAGAGCGACCCAAGAAGCCACAGAGGAGCCGAAAGAAATTAAGATGACAGAGATGATATCGCCTGCACTGCAAGAGGTGGCTTCAGCACAGAAGAAGGTGGCTGAGGTCCCCAGGGCACCAGAGAAGGAGATGGCTGTGGCACTGAAGGAGGAGACCAAGATACCTAAAGCACCGAAGGAGGCAATGAAAGCACTGAAGAAAGCACTAGAGGAGTTGACCGGGGCATCAGAGAAGACGGTGgctgaaaaaacaaagaaagatccTTGA